The Littorina saxatilis isolate snail1 unplaced genomic scaffold, US_GU_Lsax_2.0 scaffold_1126, whole genome shotgun sequence genome window below encodes:
- the LOC138956309 gene encoding LOW QUALITY PROTEIN: arginine kinase-like (The sequence of the model RefSeq protein was modified relative to this genomic sequence to represent the inferred CDS: substituted 1 base at 1 genomic stop codon), whose translation MYTRYSREVDRVRETDKTSIPEEKPAQKQVIVNGENLQAVVDEELQRLWERLQNPPPEVHANPNCLLKKHLTPELYEQLKLKKTRFGGTLKECIRSGCQNPDSGVGIYACDPDGYTVFAPVLDAVIKDYHKVDKLNHPTPNFGKENIDFPNLDPSGDMIVSTRVRVGRSHDSYGFPPVITKEDRENMEKITVAALNTLEGPLKGTYYPLTGMSKEVQKQLTDDHFLFNDSDRFLKAASGYDDWPTGRGIFHTPDKKFLVWVNEEDHLRLISMQKGGDLKEVYLRLVSAIETMEKKLSFAKRDGLGYLTFCPSNLGTTLRASVHIKIPKLAATPEFKEFCDKLNIQARGIHGEHTESVGGVYDISNKRRLGLSEFDAIMEMKNGVEAVIKKEKELSGKXSLLPTLWKKLQGAANCKSLLKKHLTPDLFTKLKGLKTKFGGTLADCIRSGCENPDSGVGIYACDPDGYTVFAPVLDAVIKDYHKVDKLNHPTPNFGKEKITFPNLDPSGEMIVSTRVRVGRSHDSYGFPPVITKEDRENMEKITVAALNTLEGPLKGTYHPLTGMSKEVQKQLTDDHFLFNDSDRFLKAASGYDDWPTGRGIFHTPDKKFLVWVNEEDHLRLISMQKGGDLKEVYLRLVSAIETMEKKLSFAKRDGLGYLTFCPSNLGTTLRASVHIKIPKLAATPEFKEFCDKLNIQARGIHGEHTESVGGVHDISNKRRLGLSEFDAIMEMKNGVEAVIKKEKELSGK comes from the exons ATGTACACGAGGTACAGTCGAGAAGTTGACCGCGTGCGGGAGACAGACAAGACCTCCATCCCCGAAGAAAAGCCAGCGCAAAAGCAGGTCATTGTCAATGGCGAGAACCTTCAAGCGGTCGTTGATGAAGAACTGCAGAGACTGTGGGAGCGTCTTCAGAACCCCCCTCCCGAGGTCCACGCTAACCCCAACTGTCTGCTGAAGAAACACCTGACACCCGAACTCTACGAGCAACTCAAGTTGAAGAAAACCAGGTTCGGCGGCACGCTCAAAGAGTGTATTCGTTCCG GATGCCAGAACCCTGATAGTGGCGTCGGCATTTACGCCTGTGACCCTGATGGCTACACCGTCTTCGCCCCGGTGCTGGATGCCGTCATCAAGGACTACCACAAGGTGGACAAGCTCAACCACCCCACGCCCAACTTCGGCAAGGAGAATATCGACTTCCCCAACCTTGACCCCTCTGGGGATATGATCGTGTCCACGCGTGTCCGCGTCGGCCGCTCCCATGACAGCTACGGCTTCCCCCCTGTGATCACCAAGGAG GACcgtgaaaacatggagaagataacgGTGGCGGCTCTCAACACCCTGGAAGGACCCCTGAAGGGCACCTACTACCCCCTCACCGGCATGTCCAAGGAGGTACAGAAGCAGCTCACCGACGACCATTTCCTCTTCAACGACAGCGACAG GTTCCTGAAGGCCGCCAGTGGTTACGATGACTGGCCCACCGGCCGTGGAATCTTCCACACCCCCGACAAGAAGTTCCTGGTGTGGGTCAACGAGGAGGATCACCTCAGGCTCATCTCCATGCAGAAGGGCGGTGACCTGAAGGAGGTCTACCTTCGTCTCGTCTCT GCCATCGAGACGATGGAGAAGAAGCTGTCGTTCGCTAAGCGTGACGGTCTGGGCTACCTGACCTTCTGCCCCTCCAACCTGGGCACCACGCTGCGCGCCTCGGTGCACATCAAGATCCCCAAGCTGGCCGCCACCCCCGAGTTCAAGGAATTCTGCGACAAATTAAACATCCAGGCCAGAG GTATCCACGGTGAGCACACCGAGAGTGTGGGCGGAGTGTACGACATCTCCAACAAGAGGCGTCTGGGACTCAGCGAGTTCGATGCCATCATGGAGATGAAGAACGGCGTGGAGGCCGTCATCAAGAAGGAGAAGGAGCTCTCCGGCAAGTAATCTCTCCTGCCAA CCTTGTGGAAAAAACTTCAGGGCGCAGCCAACTGCAAATCGTTGCTGAAAAAACATCTTACTCCAGATCTCTTTACTAAGTTGAAAGGACTGAAAACGAAATTCGGTGGAACTTTGGCGGATTGCATTCGATCAG GATGCGAGAACCCCGATAGTGGCGTCGGCATCTACGCCTGTGACCCTGATGGCTACACCGTCTTCGCCCCGGTGCTGGATGCCGTCATCAAGGACTACCACAAGGTGGACAAGCTCAACCACCCCACGCCCAACTTCGGCAAGGAGAAGATCACCTTCCCCAACCTTGACCCCTCTGGGGAAATGATCGTGTCTACGCGTGTCCGCGTCGGCCGCTCCCATGACAGCTACGGCTTCCCCCCTGTGATCACCAAGGAG GACcgtgaaaacatggagaagataacgGTGGCGGCTCTCAACACCCTGGAAGGACCCCTGAAGGGCACCTACCACCCCCTCACCGGCATGTCCAAGGAGGTACAGAAGCAGCTCACCGACGACCATTTCCTCTTCAACGACAGCGACAG GTTCCTGAAGGCCGCCAGTGGTTACGATGACTGGCCCACCGGCCGTGGAATCTTCCACACCCCCGACAAGAAGTTCCTGGTGTGGGTCAACGAGGAGGATCACCTCAGGCTCATCTCCATGCAGAAGGGCGGTGACCTGAAGGAGGTCTACCTTCGTCTCGTCTCT GCCATCGAGACGATGGAGAAGAAGCTGTCGTTCGCCAAGCGTGACGGTCTGGGCTACCTGACCTTCTGCCCCTCCAACCTGGGCACCACGCTGCGCGCCTCGGTGCACATCAAGATCCCCAAGCTGGCCGCCACCCCCGAGTTCAAGGAATTCTGCGACAAATTAAACATCCAGGCCAGAG GTATCCACGGTGAGCACACCGAGAGTGTGGGCGGAGTGCACGACATCTCCAACAAGAGGCGTCTGGGACTCAGCGAGTTCGATGCCATCATGGAGATGAAGAACGGCGTGGAGGCCGTCATCAAGAAGGAGAAGGAGCTCTCCGGCAAGTAA